Proteins from a single region of Flavobacterium sp. YJ01:
- a CDS encoding sigma-54 dependent transcriptional regulator produces the protein MKKTNASILIIDDQEDILFASKVYLKKYFENIYTLNNPKNIVELLSKNAIDVVLLDMNYRIGFEDGREGLYLLKEIKTLSPKTVVILMTAFGKVETAVEGLKSGAFDYILKPWENKKLLESVKQAVDKSRKDQKNKKEELEIKNDFFLGNSEIINKAYSLADKVAKTDANVLILGENGTGKFVLAHHIHLQSERKNQPFIAVDLGSLNSNIFESELFGYAKGAFTDAKLDTPGRFEMAQNGTIFLDEIGNVPLHLQSKLLQVIQTKTVTRLGETKSRPLNVRIITATNLNLKLEVADKNFREDLYYRINTMEIILPPLRERNEDKIPLAEYLLDKMIEKYARDEIKFDKKVLEQIEKHAWNGNIREMENKIERAVILCENNIITVSDLDLEIITPYEENMDDIQLSAVEKITVEKALLKNNNNISKTATELGLSRGSLYRRLEKYNINIS, from the coding sequence ATGAAAAAGACCAACGCATCTATTTTAATTATTGACGATCAAGAAGACATTCTTTTTGCATCAAAAGTGTACCTCAAAAAGTATTTTGAGAACATTTATACGCTCAATAATCCCAAAAATATTGTCGAATTATTATCGAAAAATGCGATCGATGTTGTTTTGTTGGACATGAATTACAGAATTGGTTTTGAAGATGGGAGAGAGGGGTTATATTTATTGAAAGAAATAAAAACGCTTTCGCCTAAAACCGTTGTGATTTTAATGACAGCTTTTGGAAAAGTAGAAACAGCCGTTGAAGGATTAAAATCGGGTGCTTTTGATTATATTTTGAAACCTTGGGAAAACAAAAAACTTTTAGAATCGGTAAAACAAGCGGTTGATAAATCTAGAAAAGATCAAAAAAATAAAAAAGAAGAGTTAGAAATTAAAAATGACTTTTTTTTAGGAAATTCAGAAATTATAAACAAAGCTTATTCATTAGCAGATAAAGTTGCCAAAACCGATGCTAATGTTTTGATTTTAGGAGAAAATGGAACAGGAAAATTTGTTCTTGCGCATCATATTCATTTACAGTCCGAAAGAAAAAATCAGCCGTTTATTGCGGTTGATTTGGGTTCTTTAAATTCGAATATTTTCGAAAGTGAATTGTTTGGTTATGCAAAGGGTGCTTTTACAGATGCAAAATTAGATACGCCAGGACGTTTTGAAATGGCGCAAAACGGAACCATTTTTTTGGATGAAATAGGAAATGTGCCGCTTCATTTACAATCGAAATTATTACAAGTTATTCAAACCAAAACCGTAACAAGATTGGGCGAAACAAAATCGAGGCCTTTGAATGTTAGAATTATTACGGCAACCAATTTGAATTTAAAATTAGAAGTTGCCGACAAAAACTTCCGTGAAGACTTGTATTATCGCATTAATACGATGGAAATTATTTTGCCTCCGTTGAGAGAACGAAACGAAGACAAAATTCCGCTTGCCGAATATCTTTTGGATAAAATGATTGAAAAATACGCACGTGATGAGATTAAATTTGACAAAAAAGTGCTCGAGCAAATCGAAAAACACGCTTGGAACGGAAATATCCGTGAAATGGAAAACAAAATAGAACGCGCTGTTATTCTTTGCGAAAACAATATTATTACGGTTTCTGATTTAGATCTCGAAATTATTACGCCTTACGAAGAAAATATGGACGATATTCAGCTTTCTGCGGTAGAAAAAATTACGGTTGAAAAAGCACTCTTAAAAAATAACAATAATATCAGTAAAACCGCGACAGAGCTAGGTTTATCAAGAGGCTCTTTATACCGACGTTTAGAAAAATACAATATCAATATCAGTTAA
- a CDS encoding biliverdin-producing heme oxygenase, translating into MSTNSTSSIASNFLSDLKTQTSDSHKKLEELPVSMSIMSPDMKIEDYTYYLSLMHDVHNDTEGLIFPFFSDLIDDLEQRRKKHLIENDLLFLNSNKTNNEKVFQTEGISTPFALGILYVVEGSTLGGRFILKNVSKLPELSVENGVSYFNGYGDKTGSFWKSFLNFLAEYEQEHNCGEEIIEGAIFAFDNIYKHFDRR; encoded by the coding sequence ATGAGTACAAATTCAACTTCTTCAATAGCTTCTAATTTTCTTAGTGATTTAAAAACGCAAACTTCAGATTCTCATAAGAAATTAGAAGAACTTCCAGTTTCAATGTCAATAATGTCACCCGACATGAAAATCGAAGATTATACCTATTATTTAAGTTTAATGCACGATGTTCATAATGATACAGAAGGCTTAATTTTTCCCTTTTTTTCTGATTTAATTGATGATTTAGAACAAAGAAGAAAGAAACATCTGATAGAAAATGATCTATTATTTTTAAATTCGAATAAAACCAATAATGAAAAAGTTTTTCAAACAGAAGGAATTTCAACTCCTTTTGCATTGGGAATTTTATATGTTGTTGAAGGTTCAACACTTGGCGGAAGATTTATTTTAAAAAATGTTTCAAAATTACCAGAGCTTTCTGTAGAAAATGGTGTTTCGTATTTTAACGGTTATGGCGATAAAACAGGAAGTTTCTGGAAATCTTTCCTGAATTTTCTAGCAGAATACGAACAGGAGCATAATTGCGGAGAGGAAATTATAGAAGGAGCAATATTTGCTTTTGATAACATTTACAAGCATTTTGATCGAAGATAG
- a CDS encoding ABC transporter ATP-binding protein has protein sequence MITIKKLSKVFRTEELETRALSEISLTINQGDFVSIMGPSGSGKSTLLNIIGLLDSASDGSYELLGQEMIGLKEKAKSQARKENIGFIFQNFNLIDELSVFDNIELPLIYSNVPSAERKSRVNEIAKILGIAHRLKHFPQQLSGGQQQRVAVARALINNPKIILADEPTGNLDSKSGNEVMELLTDLHASGSTILMVTHSDYDASFSQKTILMKDGMILSEKMNHRNVDVLVNANN, from the coding sequence ATGATTACCATCAAAAAACTTTCAAAAGTATTTAGAACTGAGGAATTGGAAACAAGAGCATTAAGTGAAATTTCACTAACGATTAATCAAGGCGATTTTGTGTCTATCATGGGGCCATCCGGAAGCGGAAAATCTACTTTATTAAACATTATCGGACTTCTAGACAGCGCGTCAGACGGAAGTTATGAACTTCTTGGACAAGAAATGATAGGTTTAAAAGAAAAAGCAAAATCTCAGGCACGAAAAGAAAACATCGGATTCATTTTCCAGAACTTCAATCTAATTGATGAATTGTCGGTTTTTGATAATATCGAATTGCCTTTAATTTACAGCAATGTTCCTTCTGCCGAAAGAAAATCTCGAGTAAATGAGATTGCCAAAATACTTGGAATTGCACACAGATTGAAACATTTTCCGCAGCAACTTTCGGGCGGACAACAACAGCGTGTTGCCGTTGCGAGAGCTTTAATCAATAATCCGAAAATTATTCTGGCCGATGAACCAACTGGAAATCTAGACAGCAAAAGCGGAAATGAAGTTATGGAACTCTTAACCGATCTTCATGCCAGCGGTTCGACAATTCTAATGGTAACACACTCTGATTACGATGCTTCTTTTTCGCAAAAAACTATTTTAATGAAAGACGGAATGATTCTTTCTGAAAAGATGAATCATAGAAATGTGGATGTTTTAGTAAACGCAAACAATTAG
- a CDS encoding HAMP domain-containing sensor histidine kinase has translation MFKTAQTYKLIFVRLILIVIGIELSIFFFKIDLFFTGIFGLCMVFLLVREMYFYVQNMVLLYNKTISSILQNDFTSDFSKHKSDTNYGDLFQLYETLKDNRNEQISRDIIYRSILNNIETAVIILQKQEDDWSIFLMNDYFSTHFNVPKVSKWKYLKNQMPSLCEILEKDNFQEIKTSLEISVNEQSRQTFVLQASRTEIFEQDYFIVLLDSIQNVVEKKEKDAWINLMKVISHELLNSITPIRSICQNLEDLVEQDSLSSEDLEDIKNSVQTMLRRSDHLQKFVEGYRKLAMLPSPKKESIMLQDLIENCVQVMNPLFKKENIEVINNAKAKYPIHVDQQQIEQVLINLMTNSINALENVISKQIIIAAGAKDNRIFIKISDNGKGIEKEIEDKIFLPFFTTRNEGAGIGLTLSKNIVEAHGGYILYNTKEEKTTFEICLIEEY, from the coding sequence ATGTTTAAAACGGCACAAACTTATAAACTCATTTTCGTGCGATTAATTTTGATTGTTATCGGAATTGAATTGTCTATTTTTTTCTTTAAAATTGATCTGTTTTTTACTGGAATATTTGGGCTATGCATGGTTTTTCTGCTAGTTCGCGAAATGTATTTTTATGTTCAAAACATGGTTTTGCTTTACAATAAAACCATTTCTTCGATTTTGCAGAATGATTTTACGTCAGATTTTTCTAAACATAAAAGCGATACAAATTATGGCGATTTATTTCAATTGTATGAAACATTGAAAGACAATCGAAATGAACAGATTTCTAGAGATATTATTTATCGTTCGATCTTGAATAACATTGAAACAGCAGTTATTATTCTGCAAAAGCAAGAAGACGATTGGAGTATTTTTTTGATGAATGATTATTTTTCGACTCATTTTAATGTTCCCAAAGTTTCTAAATGGAAATACCTTAAAAATCAGATGCCATCGTTGTGCGAAATTCTCGAAAAAGATAATTTTCAAGAAATAAAAACTTCATTAGAAATAAGTGTAAACGAACAAAGTAGACAAACTTTTGTTTTGCAAGCTTCTCGAACTGAGATTTTTGAACAAGATTATTTTATCGTTTTGCTAGATTCAATTCAGAATGTTGTTGAAAAAAAAGAAAAAGATGCTTGGATAAATTTGATGAAAGTTATTTCGCATGAACTTTTAAATTCTATTACGCCAATTCGTTCTATTTGTCAAAATTTAGAAGATTTAGTAGAGCAAGATTCTCTTTCTTCAGAAGATTTGGAAGATATAAAAAATAGCGTGCAGACAATGTTGAGAAGAAGCGATCATTTGCAGAAATTTGTAGAAGGTTATCGAAAATTAGCAATGCTTCCATCTCCCAAAAAAGAATCTATAATGTTGCAGGATTTAATTGAGAACTGTGTTCAGGTCATGAATCCGTTGTTTAAAAAAGAAAATATAGAGGTCATTAATAATGCAAAAGCGAAATATCCAATCCATGTAGATCAACAACAAATTGAACAAGTGTTGATTAACTTAATGACAAATTCTATAAATGCATTAGAAAATGTAATTTCTAAACAAATCATAATTGCGGCTGGAGCCAAAGACAATAGAATTTTCATAAAGATTTCAGACAACGGAAAAGGAATAGAAAAAGAAATTGAAGACAAAATATTTCTTCCGTTTTTTACCACCAGAAATGAAGGTGCGGGGATAGGCTTGACTTTATCGAAGAATATTGTGGAAGCTCACGGCGGTTATATTCTTTATAATACTAAAGAGGAAAAAACAACTTTTGAAATCTGTCTGATTGAAGAGTATTAA
- a CDS encoding ATP-binding protein, with the protein MKIKDIVNRDLVNLTNCEHEPIHIPGKIQPHGFLLGITLKWKIDFCSENVASYFGVSHSEMLGKDFSAVFGITAEEEILAYTNGDEFRDAFPLEIELLGKFFQINIHKSDGIYVLEAELLFVDREKLADAYKQTIQFVSQMNKTTSLKDLCALVAQGTREITGYDRVMIYRFDEQYNGEVFAEDCREDLEPFLGLHYPHTDIPAQARELYIKNLLRLIVDIDYVPVPIYTVDDREGKNLDLSLSILRSTSPIHVEYLKNIGVGATLTISLIHHGKLWGLIACHHYSEKNISPEIRLAAKLQGQFITSQIDIRQSNDEYISAQKTNLALEQLTSLELPVLKESIEKIVQARQLLEIANASGVSIITRNKIYKNGLTPSDEQIISLIRQLKGNDITDFFSTNKISEHFPEFDENSNFAGIIYQPLGNNGHVVWFRPETISEIKWGGDPEKRILKDSTGLHPGNSFNIYKQIVKNQSSNWKQYEINATVQYTHTLHNQLILIMLSEEEEKYRNQSEILKETNSELENINWISTHDLQEPLRKIQLITSKMLSEIDVISTESISNSLERVSKSANRMSGLLEDILKYTRIKNTRDTLQEVNLNEILESTIKEMNEVILENNAVIESEKLPEVHAIGFLMRQLFVNIIQNSLKYSSQERTTKITITASQEPVIIHDLFKVYCHWVRFSDNGIGFESEYNESIFKIFTRLHTQEQYTGSGIGLALCKKIMQAVGGDIRAEGKPGEGTDIIIYFPCDPEDTLLPL; encoded by the coding sequence ATGAAGATTAAGGATATAGTTAATCGCGATCTTGTTAACTTAACCAATTGCGAACATGAACCCATACATATTCCAGGTAAAATACAGCCACATGGCTTTTTACTTGGTATTACACTTAAATGGAAAATAGATTTCTGTTCAGAAAATGTTGCCTCTTATTTTGGTGTTTCTCACAGTGAGATGTTAGGAAAAGATTTTTCTGCAGTTTTTGGAATTACTGCCGAAGAAGAAATTTTAGCTTATACTAACGGAGATGAATTTAGAGATGCTTTTCCTCTGGAAATTGAATTATTAGGCAAATTTTTTCAAATAAACATTCATAAAAGCGACGGGATTTATGTTCTGGAAGCAGAATTGCTTTTTGTTGATAGGGAAAAATTGGCTGATGCTTATAAACAAACGATTCAGTTTGTAAGTCAGATGAATAAAACTACTTCGCTTAAAGATTTGTGCGCACTTGTAGCACAGGGAACGCGAGAAATTACGGGTTATGATCGTGTAATGATTTATCGTTTTGATGAACAATACAACGGAGAAGTGTTTGCAGAAGATTGCCGAGAAGATCTAGAACCTTTTTTAGGCTTACACTATCCGCACACCGATATTCCTGCGCAAGCCAGAGAATTATATATCAAAAATCTGTTGAGATTGATTGTTGATATTGATTATGTGCCTGTTCCCATTTATACAGTTGATGATAGGGAAGGAAAAAATCTTGATTTAAGCCTTTCTATTTTAAGAAGTACATCGCCGATTCACGTAGAATATCTAAAAAATATTGGAGTTGGCGCAACATTGACTATTTCGCTTATTCATCATGGAAAATTATGGGGATTAATTGCTTGCCATCATTATTCAGAGAAAAATATTTCTCCTGAAATTAGATTGGCGGCAAAACTTCAAGGACAGTTTATTACTTCTCAAATCGATATCAGACAATCTAATGATGAATATATTAGTGCTCAGAAAACGAATTTGGCATTAGAACAATTGACAAGTCTGGAACTTCCTGTTTTAAAAGAATCGATAGAAAAAATTGTGCAGGCTCGACAATTGTTAGAAATTGCAAATGCTTCTGGCGTATCGATTATTACGAGAAATAAAATTTATAAAAATGGTCTAACGCCTTCTGATGAACAAATTATTAGTTTAATCAGACAGCTTAAAGGTAATGATATTACTGATTTTTTCTCTACCAATAAAATTAGTGAGCATTTTCCTGAATTTGATGAAAACTCCAATTTTGCTGGAATTATTTACCAACCATTGGGTAACAATGGACATGTTGTATGGTTTAGACCAGAAACGATTTCGGAAATTAAATGGGGCGGCGATCCAGAAAAAAGAATTTTAAAAGACAGTACGGGACTACATCCTGGCAACTCATTTAATATCTATAAACAAATTGTAAAGAACCAAAGCAGCAACTGGAAACAGTACGAAATTAATGCTACGGTTCAATATACTCATACTTTACATAATCAACTTATTTTGATTATGTTGAGTGAGGAAGAAGAAAAATATCGTAATCAAAGCGAAATCTTAAAAGAAACGAATTCTGAACTAGAAAACATCAACTGGATCAGTACGCATGATTTACAGGAACCTTTGCGTAAAATTCAGCTTATTACTTCTAAAATGTTATCAGAAATTGATGTTATTTCGACAGAATCCATTTCAAATTCATTAGAAAGAGTTTCAAAATCTGCCAATAGAATGAGCGGATTATTGGAAGATATTCTAAAATATACTCGCATCAAAAATACAAGAGATACTTTGCAAGAAGTAAATCTGAATGAAATTCTAGAATCGACAATCAAAGAAATGAATGAAGTAATTCTAGAAAACAATGCTGTAATTGAATCTGAAAAGTTACCAGAAGTTCATGCTATTGGTTTTTTAATGAGACAATTATTTGTCAATATTATTCAGAATTCGCTAAAATATTCCTCTCAAGAAAGAACGACAAAAATTACAATTACAGCTTCTCAAGAGCCTGTAATTATTCATGATTTGTTTAAAGTATATTGCCATTGGGTTCGTTTTTCGGATAACGGAATTGGTTTTGAGTCAGAGTATAACGAATCTATATTTAAGATTTTTACCAGACTTCATACACAAGAACAATATACGGGATCAGGCATAGGTCTTGCATTATGTAAAAAAATCATGCAAGCCGTTGGCGGTGATATTAGAGCAGAAGGAAAACCAGGTGAAGGTACTGATATTATAATATATTTTCCTTGCGATCCTGAGGATACGCTTTTGCCATTGTAA
- a CDS encoding DMT family transporter — MKKRQLLLLLLILGTAFWGISYSITKMAIGNYSPNTFLFYRFFLAVIVLSIVFWKYVKNTNLEAIKTGFILAVPMFLGIQLQTVALTYTTASQCSFIAGLTVIIIPLIKLAFYKTTTPLKIWIAALTALTGLFIIAVQEKFTINFGDLLTIAGAFAFAVYLISVEKHSISKNLLYSIVPMFSFCALFTFCLAFTDQHAEWFPKSDTFWLGVVYCALFSTAFMYTVSNISQRYLSAERVAVIYLFEPVFGAIGAFFILGENLSWRLLLGGTLIFSATIISEVNFKKTKIKIVADKN; from the coding sequence ATGAAAAAAAGACAACTTTTACTGCTTTTGCTAATTCTTGGCACTGCTTTCTGGGGTATCTCCTATTCAATTACCAAAATGGCGATTGGGAATTATTCGCCTAACACTTTTTTGTTTTATCGTTTCTTTCTGGCGGTAATAGTTTTGAGTATCGTTTTTTGGAAATACGTTAAAAACACGAATCTTGAAGCTATCAAAACTGGTTTTATTCTTGCTGTTCCGATGTTTTTAGGTATTCAATTGCAGACTGTTGCTCTAACATACACAACAGCTTCACAATGTTCTTTTATTGCGGGATTAACTGTGATTATTATTCCGTTGATAAAATTGGCTTTTTATAAAACCACAACACCTCTGAAAATCTGGATTGCGGCTTTGACAGCTTTAACTGGTTTATTTATTATCGCTGTACAAGAAAAATTCACGATAAATTTTGGCGATTTGCTTACCATTGCCGGCGCATTTGCTTTTGCTGTTTATTTAATTTCGGTTGAAAAACATTCCATATCAAAGAATCTTTTGTATTCAATTGTTCCAATGTTTTCATTTTGTGCTTTGTTTACTTTTTGTCTGGCATTTACAGATCAACATGCAGAATGGTTTCCAAAAAGTGATACATTTTGGCTTGGCGTTGTTTACTGTGCTTTGTTTTCTACCGCTTTTATGTATACGGTTTCTAATATTTCGCAACGTTATTTATCTGCAGAACGCGTTGCCGTAATCTATTTATTTGAACCCGTTTTTGGCGCTATCGGAGCTTTTTTTATTTTAGGAGAAAATCTTTCTTGGCGTTTGCTTTTGGGTGGAACTTTAATCTTTTCAGCCACAATTATTTCTGAAGTCAATTTTAAAAAGACTAAAATCAAAATTGTCGCTGATAAAAATTAG